A segment of the Echinicola strongylocentroti genome:
AAACGGGTAGCACCACTTACATTTCTCAATACTCCATCGCTCATATCGATTACCTGCTGATCTTTTAGTGCCTGCGATGTGATCACCTGAATGTTTTGCGGTACTTCGATCAATTCCTCATTTAAGCGAAGACTTACTGAAGGCTCATCCACCTTATATTCACTCCTTTCACCTGTAACGGTAACTTCTCCCAGTTCGGATTCTGTTTCTTTTAGCGTAATGGTGCCAAGTGCGGTGGACTGTCCATTGCGCACAGTGAGGCGCTTATGCACTGTGCTGTGGCCTACAGCAGAAATGTCCAAGGTATAGCTTCCAGCAGGAGCCGAAAATTCAAAGTGTCCATCATCACCGGAAGCTGCTCCATAGGAGGTTCCTTTCAGAATTACGGATGCGTAAGGCAGGCCATTGCCTGAATCATCTTTTACATATCCATTGATAGTTCCTGTGGATTGGGCCATGACCAATTGGCCCATCCCGAATAAAATCAATACAAGTACAATTTGTTTCATTTGTCTTATTTAGATTAAGTTTAATTAAGACAAAAGTAAGCCCGAAAATGATAACATCTAAATTATTTAGAATGATTTTAAATTTATTTTGTCTATCGTTTTTTAAATAAGATTGGTAAAACTTATAATCCTTCTGGTGTTTTAAAACCTGATTTTTTTTTATGTGTACAAGTCCTGCGGATGAATCCGCAGGTTACTAAATTCATCGTGCCGCTGGCACTTTACCGCAGTATGTACATTAGGAATAGCAGCAGCCTGTCCTGAAAGCTTTCGGGGGCAAAAGTAGGAAAGTCCAATAAAGCATAGGAAATTAAATTCGATAGGAACAGCAGATATATTCAAACTGGGATACTTTTTTAAATGCGTTCGCCCGGGAGACACATCTATTTATTAAGCTTTAATTCCATTCATTATCAGTAAAAAAATTATTTCTTAAACCCGGATTATGCGTTAGGAATCGTAGTGAGAGCTGAAATTGCAAGAAAATCAGTTAGTTTGGAGGCATTAGCGTAGCACCGCTACGGTTATGCCGAAAACTAAAGTGAAACGGCTGATTTTGAAGCAGTTTCAGGTCGCAACACCTGTGCGCCGTGGCGTAGATAGGCTAATGCATATTCCGGGTTAAAGATTTATATCACCGTATTTTTTACGACATAGACCCATCTCATCATACAAAAAAGCCAGCCTACTACTGTAGACTGGCTTTTACCCAATACACTAAACAATAATCACTTTCACTATTTCTCCTACTCCTTCACCACCTTATGTACTGTCCGTAATCCGGACTGGTTGATATGTACCAAATAGATACCAGCTGCATAGCTGCTGATGTCCCAGGTAGAGGTCGGTTCCTCTAAGGTCCTGGTGACCATCAACACGCCATCTGCATTATAAATACTCACTTCCACAGGCTTTTCTGCTGAGGCAGCTACCTCCAGTTGGAGTTTTCCTTGGGTAGGGTTCGGGAATACGTTTACCGTGGTAGGTTCTGCCGATTGGTCTTCCCTAATGGAGTTTTCTTCCTTGGCAATAGTCGTCCTTTGCGCAGCAGAAGCATCATTTACACTATCTGGGGCTACCCCAAACAACAGCCTTCCATAATAGTAAACTGCCATTTGCTCTTGAAGTATCCACCCGCTTTCGGTATGATTCGAATAATCGTTTTCCTGATCAAAATCCGCCCAATCCGTCTTCGTGATCCTTACTTTTAGCTCCTCGGTTTCACTCAATGGAGCTAATTGGCCAAGTGAGGCATCAAAGGTAATATCCACATAATGGTCTGCTGTGGCGGTAGGTGTTCCGAGTGCCATAAAAGTCCCCTGCATATTTTCCTTTCCTAGCGCTGCATAATCCTTCCAAAACTTCAGGTCTCCCCACCGTCTTTGGTCAACCAATAACGAATATGAAGGCCTTCGTAATCCAATGGTACATTTCCGGTGTTGTAGAGATCGAATGCTTTCTTAATGGTATTGTCATTGGAAGCATTATTCTTGGCCATGACCACTGCGGCTTGTTCCATAGCAACAGGCTGCGGCTCTTCTCCCCAGATCAGCCTGTCGTCGGCGTAAAGGGTAATCTTATCATGCACAGTGTAGTTGGAAGCTGCTGACATGGAGTAATCATTAGCTTCATCAAAAGCAGACCAGTCTGCATCATGGATGGCTGATTGGAGCTCACCCGAATTACCATCACTTGCTATTACATTTCCTTCTGCAAAACCATATTCCACATACCCAAAAGCATTTTCCCTAGGCTCATCGAGCATGACATATGCCATGGTTACTTCATCAGAGCCCATGCTTGCATAATCAACCCTCGTTTGGATATCGTTTCCTTGTTCTGCTGTCAGCCAATATCGGGCTGTAATATTACCCAAATCCACAGTCATCGTATCCTTATTCACCAATGTTAGATAAGGCTTTATTTGATTATTGGAAGGAGCAGAAGCATCTCCATTTTTATAATGCACTTCGAGCTTCGGAAAGGCATGGTATAATGCGGCTATTTCAGTTTCGTCCAAGGCATAATTATACAGCCTCACATCATCCATCAAGTCACGATAAGGTTTGTTTTCATCCGAATTTCCCAACCGTACTGGACTGGACTTCCCTATTTTACCGGTGGAATAACCTGCTTCTGCTGTCTTCTCACCATTGAAATAAAACCTGATTTGGCTGTCATCTTTGTCCCGTATGGCCACCAAATGCACCCACTCATCGGTGAAGAGCGGATGGGAAGTGCTATTGCCCACAGAGGTACTGATGGTCGTCTTGGTGCGATCATCGTCAATACCAAAGGTCAACCGACCATCTCGAAGCTGTATACCGTACCAATTATCGGCAAAGCTTCCTTTATGGATCAGATAACAGTCTTTTCCATCACCATACCGATACGTGTCTTCGGCTATTTTTACCCACATGGAAATGGTAAATGAGGTTTCGTCAAACAGGAGGTGATCATCATGTGCAATGTCAACAGAAGCCGTGGCAGACGGTTCATCAAATACATACGCTTGCCCAAATTTGCCCGCCACACGTGCTGTCGATTGGTAGCCTTGCGACTGCCCATCTTGACCATATTGGCTATAATCTTCTACTAAGGTACCAGCGGCTTCGTCCATTTTCCAATAGGCTACCAATCCAGCTGGTGCTGCAGCATGGAAAGACCAGACGTCTCCTTGTGTGGTTCCTTTAGCACCAATGGCATCCACCCGCCAAAAATAGGTGGTTTGTGCTTGTAAATCCTCAAGTTCATACTGTGGGGTGGCTACCGGTAAAGTACCTAACAAAGCCAAACTATCTGGGTCTGTTCCCAAGTACACCTCGTACGACGAAGTATTGACCCCTCCATTCCAAGAAACCTGTACTGTATCACCAAAACCTTCCAAGACGTCTTCTTCACCGAGTGAGGGAGCAAAAGCCTTCATCGGTGTAGGGAGTGTATGATAAAGCTCCAGGATTTCCTGCTGGGTCAAGCTTTTATTGAATAGCCGTACTTCGTCGATGTTTCCTCTAAAAGGTGTCCCAAAGCCATTGGAATTACCTATAATGATCGGCTCATCTTGACCAATGGTCAACTCAGTTCCGTCATTGACTTCCTTGATTTCTTCACCATTGATATACAACCTCAACACACCCTCTTCAATGTCTCTGATCGCCACTAGGTGCGTCCACTCACCTGTAAAAATAGGTGAAGCACTCGTGGATAACTGTGTCTTGTCATGATTGTCATCAATGGCAAACCGGAGGTCACCATCCT
Coding sequences within it:
- a CDS encoding T9SS type A sorting domain-containing protein translates to MVDQRRWGDLKFWKDYAALGKENMQGTFMALGTPTATADHYVDITFDASLGQLAPLSETEELKVRITKTDWADFDQENDYSNHTESGWILQEQMAVYYYGRLLFGVAPDSVNDASAAQRTTIAKEENSIREDQSAEPTTVNVFPNPTQGKLQLEVAASAEKPVEVSIYNADGVLMVTRTLEEPTSTWDISSYAAGIYLVHINQSGLRTVHKVVKE